The following are encoded together in the Pseudomonas maumuensis genome:
- a CDS encoding tryptophan--tRNA ligase has protein sequence MTTRILTGITTTGTPHLGNYAGAIRPAILASQQPGVDSFYFLADYHALIKCDDPQRIQRSRLEIAATWLAGGLDPAKVTFYRQSDIPEIPELTWLLTCVAAKGLLNRAHAYKASVDKNVEAGEDPDAGVTMGLFSYPVLMAADILMFNANKVPVGRDQIQHVEMARDIGQRFNHLFGQGKDFFALPEAVIEESVATLPGLDGRKMSKSYDNTIPLFTSAKDMKDAISRIVTDSKAPGEAKDPDNSHLFTLFQAFSTPAQCAEFREELLQGLGWGDAKQRLFQLLDGQLAEKREHYHQLISRPSDLEDILLTGAAKARKIATPFLEQLREAVGLRSFRTTVQASTEVKKKAAKSARFVSFRDEDGSFRFRLLAADGEQLLLSRSFADGKSAGAVSKQLQQGGEADVRVEGLGFSLWLNGEQVADGPQFEAAEARDAAITSLREALAPQAD, from the coding sequence ATGACCACGCGCATCCTCACCGGTATCACCACCACCGGCACCCCGCACCTGGGCAACTACGCCGGCGCCATCCGCCCGGCCATCCTCGCCAGCCAGCAGCCCGGCGTCGACTCGTTCTACTTCCTGGCCGACTACCACGCCCTGATCAAGTGCGACGACCCGCAGCGCATCCAGCGTTCGCGCCTGGAGATCGCCGCCACCTGGCTCGCCGGTGGCCTGGACCCGGCCAAAGTGACCTTCTACCGCCAGTCGGACATCCCCGAGATCCCGGAGCTGACCTGGCTGCTGACCTGCGTCGCCGCCAAGGGCCTGCTCAACCGCGCTCACGCCTACAAGGCGTCGGTGGACAAGAATGTCGAGGCCGGCGAAGACCCGGACGCCGGCGTGACCATGGGCCTGTTCAGCTACCCGGTGCTGATGGCCGCCGACATCCTGATGTTCAATGCCAACAAGGTGCCGGTTGGTCGCGACCAGATCCAGCACGTGGAGATGGCCCGCGATATCGGCCAGCGCTTCAACCACCTGTTCGGCCAGGGCAAGGACTTCTTCGCCCTGCCCGAGGCGGTGATCGAGGAGAGCGTGGCCACGCTCCCGGGCCTGGACGGTCGCAAGATGTCCAAGAGCTACGACAACACCATCCCGCTGTTCACCAGCGCCAAGGACATGAAGGATGCGATCTCGCGCATCGTCACCGACTCCAAGGCCCCTGGCGAGGCCAAGGATCCGGACAATTCGCACCTGTTCACCCTGTTCCAGGCCTTCTCCACACCGGCGCAATGCGCCGAGTTCCGCGAAGAGCTGCTGCAGGGCCTGGGCTGGGGCGATGCCAAGCAGCGCCTGTTCCAGCTGCTCGACGGGCAGTTGGCCGAAAAGCGCGAGCACTATCACCAGCTGATCTCGCGCCCGTCGGACCTCGAGGACATCCTCCTGACCGGCGCCGCCAAGGCCCGCAAGATCGCCACGCCGTTCCTCGAGCAACTGCGCGAGGCAGTTGGCCTGCGCTCGTTCCGCACCACCGTGCAGGCCAGCACCGAGGTGAAGAAAAAGGCCGCCAAGAGCGCCCGCTTCGTCAGCTTCCGTGACGAGGATGGCAGCTTCCGCTTCCGCCTGCTGGCCGCCGATGGCGAGCAATTGCTGCTGTCGCGCAGCTTCGCCGATGGCAAGAGCGCGGGGGCGGTGAGCAAGCAACTGCAACAGGGCGGCGAGGCCGACGTGCGGGTCGAGGGCCTGGGCTTCTCGCTCTGGCTGAACGGTGAGCAAGTTGCCGACGGGCCGCAGTTCGAGGCCGCCGAGGCCCGTGACGCGGCCATCACCAGCCTGCGCGAGGCTCTGGCGCCACAGGCGGACTGA
- a CDS encoding alpha/beta hydrolase → MLIRETPLFIDGPTGQLEALYLDVADARGAVLICHPNPVQGGTMLNKVVSTLQRTARDAGYVTLRFNYRGVGQSAGSHDMGAGEVDDAQAVAAWLRQQHPELPLVLMGFSFGGFVAASLAGRLEAADVELQQLFMIAPAVMRLSEQFPLPERVALTVVQPDTDEVVDPQLVYEWSNTLSRPHELLKVAECGHFFHGKLTDLKDLLLPRLSN, encoded by the coding sequence TTGCTTATCCGCGAAACCCCCTTGTTCATCGATGGCCCGACCGGCCAGCTCGAGGCTTTGTACCTGGACGTGGCCGATGCCCGTGGCGCGGTGCTGATCTGCCACCCCAACCCAGTCCAGGGCGGCACCATGCTCAACAAGGTGGTCTCGACCCTGCAGCGTACCGCCCGTGATGCAGGTTACGTCACCCTGCGCTTCAACTACCGCGGCGTTGGCCAGAGCGCCGGCAGCCACGACATGGGCGCTGGCGAGGTGGACGATGCCCAGGCTGTCGCAGCCTGGCTGCGCCAGCAGCATCCCGAGCTGCCGTTGGTGCTGATGGGCTTCTCCTTCGGCGGCTTCGTTGCCGCCAGCCTGGCCGGTCGCCTGGAGGCGGCGGATGTCGAGCTGCAACAGCTGTTCATGATCGCCCCGGCGGTGATGCGCCTGAGCGAACAGTTTCCGCTGCCCGAGCGCGTCGCGCTGACCGTCGTGCAGCCGGACACCGACGAAGTGGTCGATCCGCAGTTGGTCTACGAGTGGTCAAATACGCTGTCGCGCCCCCACGAGCTGCTGAAAGTGGCAGAATGCGGACACTTCTTCCATGGCAAGCTGACCGATCTGAAGGATCTGCTGCTGCCGCGCCTTTCGAACTGA
- a CDS encoding YhcB family protein, which translates to MEHSLLVWLLPTLALVVGVVVGFALARLLPNAAPSNTQRQLDDIQQRFDNYQNEVVTHFNSTASLVKKLTQSYQDVQDHLADGANRLALDELTRQRLLAALHSEAAQGPRDRLTPPKDTAEVPRDYAPKSPNSPGMLDESYGLKR; encoded by the coding sequence GTGGAACACTCGCTCCTTGTTTGGTTGCTACCGACCCTGGCCCTGGTTGTCGGTGTCGTCGTCGGTTTCGCGCTGGCCCGCCTGCTGCCCAACGCGGCACCGAGCAATACCCAACGCCAGCTGGATGACATCCAGCAGCGCTTCGACAATTACCAGAACGAAGTGGTGACCCACTTCAACAGCACTGCCTCGCTGGTCAAGAAACTGACCCAGAGCTACCAGGACGTGCAGGATCACCTGGCCGACGGCGCCAACCGTCTGGCCCTCGACGAGCTGACCCGCCAACGCCTGCTGGCCGCGCTGCACTCCGAAGCCGCGCAAGGCCCGCGCGATCGCCTGACGCCGCCGAAGGATACCGCCGAAGTGCCACGCGACTACGCACCGAAGTCGCCGAACTCGCCGGGCATGCTCGATGAGAGCTACGGGCTCAAGCGCTGA
- the mdeB gene encoding alpha-ketoglutarate dehydrogenase produces the protein MMNPNEPLTALDAALDSDPTETAEWCEALASTLAHCGPARARYLLQRLQAHALELGLEREAQAFSAYRNTVPVEQQGAYPGDLELDERITGILRWNALAMVVRANHAYGELGGHIASYASAAEIFEVGFQHFFRGEGGGVQRSGDLVFFQPHSAPGIYARAFLEGRLSEEQLANYRQEVGGNGLCSYPHPWLMPDFWQFPTGSMGIGPLNAIYQARFMRYLQHRGLLDTSARHVWGVFGDGEMDEPESTAGLTLAAREGLDNLTFIVNCNLQRLDGPVRGNGQIIQELEALFSGAGWNVIKVLWGSEWDALFARDHEHALLRQLAATPDGQFQTLGAKDGSYNLEHFFKQNPALQRLVAHMSAEEINALKRGGHDFRKLHAAYAAARACKGRPTVILAKTKKGYGMSSAGESRMTAHQAKKLDVQALLAFRERFHLPLSDEAVEQLHFYRPAEDSPEMVYLRQRRQALGGPLPLRRNDCATLPVPELEAFGGFALHAEGKEMSTTMAAVRLLGNWLKAPGLGPRVVPIVADEARTFGMASLFRQIGIYSPHGQRYEPEDAGSLLVYKEARDGQLLEEGITEAGAISSWVAAATAYAVHGEPMLPVYIYYSMFGFQRVGDLIWAAADQRARGLLLGATAGRTTLGGEGLQHQDGSSLVMASMVPNCRAWDPCFAGELAVILDHAARRMLVELQDEFHYVAVMNENYPQPSLPEDMHDDVLRGMYRFARHSSGTPRGQVRLLGSGTILREVIAAGELLASDWQVDSEVFSVTSFSELARGARDAQRLAMTGQQADCHVRRCLSGDAPVIAASDYVRAWPQLIAEYVQAPYTTLGTDGFGRSDTRQQLRRLFEVDRYAVVLAALHGLVCQGMLPMDVLGQARVLYGIGEEGAAWYR, from the coding sequence ATGATGAACCCGAACGAGCCGTTGACGGCCCTTGATGCCGCCCTGGACAGCGATCCAACGGAAACCGCCGAGTGGTGCGAGGCGCTGGCCTCGACCCTGGCCCACTGCGGCCCGGCGCGGGCCCGCTACCTGCTGCAGCGCCTGCAGGCCCATGCCCTGGAGCTGGGCCTGGAACGCGAGGCCCAGGCCTTCTCGGCCTACCGCAACACCGTGCCGGTGGAGCAGCAGGGCGCTTATCCCGGCGATCTTGAGCTGGACGAGCGTATTACCGGCATCCTGCGCTGGAACGCACTGGCCATGGTGGTACGGGCCAACCACGCCTATGGCGAGCTGGGCGGGCATATCGCCAGCTACGCCTCGGCGGCGGAGATCTTCGAGGTCGGCTTCCAGCATTTCTTTCGCGGCGAGGGCGGTGGCGTGCAGCGCAGCGGCGACCTGGTGTTCTTCCAGCCGCACTCGGCGCCTGGCATCTATGCCCGCGCATTTCTTGAAGGGCGCCTGAGCGAGGAACAGCTGGCCAACTACCGGCAGGAGGTCGGCGGCAACGGGCTGTGCTCCTATCCGCATCCTTGGCTGATGCCGGACTTCTGGCAGTTTCCCACAGGTTCCATGGGCATCGGCCCGCTCAATGCGATCTATCAGGCGCGCTTCATGCGCTACCTGCAGCATCGCGGGCTGCTCGACACCTCTGCCCGGCATGTCTGGGGCGTGTTCGGCGATGGCGAGATGGACGAGCCGGAGTCGACCGCCGGCCTGACCCTGGCTGCCCGCGAAGGCTTGGATAACCTGACCTTCATCGTCAACTGCAACCTGCAGCGCCTGGACGGCCCGGTACGCGGCAATGGCCAGATCATCCAGGAACTCGAAGCGTTGTTCAGCGGTGCCGGCTGGAACGTGATCAAGGTGCTGTGGGGCTCGGAGTGGGACGCACTGTTCGCCCGCGATCACGAGCATGCGCTGCTGCGCCAGTTGGCGGCGACGCCCGACGGTCAGTTCCAGACCCTCGGCGCCAAGGACGGCAGCTACAACCTCGAGCACTTCTTCAAGCAGAACCCGGCCTTGCAGCGCCTGGTGGCACACATGAGCGCCGAAGAGATCAACGCCCTCAAGCGCGGTGGTCATGATTTTCGCAAGCTGCATGCCGCCTATGCCGCCGCCAGGGCCTGCAAGGGCCGGCCAACGGTGATCCTGGCCAAGACCAAGAAAGGCTATGGCATGAGCAGTGCCGGCGAGTCGCGGATGACCGCGCACCAGGCCAAGAAACTCGACGTGCAGGCGCTGCTGGCCTTCCGCGAACGTTTCCATCTGCCGTTGTCGGATGAGGCGGTGGAGCAACTGCATTTCTATCGCCCGGCCGAAGACAGCCCGGAGATGGTCTATCTGCGCCAGCGCCGCCAGGCACTGGGTGGGCCGCTGCCGCTGCGGCGCAACGACTGCGCCACCTTGCCCGTGCCGGAACTGGAGGCGTTCGGCGGTTTTGCCCTGCACGCCGAGGGCAAGGAGATGTCCACCACCATGGCCGCGGTGCGCTTGCTGGGCAACTGGCTCAAGGCGCCGGGGTTGGGGCCGCGAGTGGTGCCGATTGTTGCCGACGAGGCGCGCACCTTCGGCATGGCCAGCCTGTTCCGCCAGATCGGCATCTATTCGCCCCACGGGCAACGCTACGAGCCGGAGGACGCTGGCTCGTTGCTGGTCTACAAGGAGGCGCGGGACGGCCAGTTGCTGGAGGAGGGCATCACCGAGGCCGGGGCGATCTCTTCATGGGTCGCGGCAGCGACCGCCTACGCGGTGCATGGCGAGCCGATGCTGCCGGTGTACATCTACTACTCGATGTTCGGCTTCCAGCGGGTCGGCGACCTGATCTGGGCCGCCGCCGACCAGCGCGCCCGGGGCCTGTTGCTGGGGGCTACCGCAGGGCGCACCACGCTGGGTGGCGAGGGGCTACAGCACCAAGATGGATCGAGCCTGGTCATGGCGTCGATGGTGCCCAACTGTCGGGCCTGGGATCCGTGCTTTGCCGGCGAGCTGGCGGTGATCCTCGACCATGCCGCGCGGCGCATGCTGGTGGAGCTGCAGGACGAGTTCCACTATGTGGCGGTGATGAATGAAAACTACCCGCAGCCGTCGTTGCCCGAAGACATGCACGACGATGTACTGCGAGGCATGTATCGCTTTGCCCGGCATTCCTCGGGCACACCCCGTGGCCAGGTGCGCTTGTTGGGTTCGGGCACCATCCTGCGCGAGGTGATTGCCGCCGGCGAGTTGCTGGCCAGTGACTGGCAGGTCGACAGTGAGGTGTTCAGCGTCACCAGCTTCAGCGAACTGGCGCGTGGGGCCAGGGATGCGCAACGCCTGGCGATGACCGGGCAGCAGGCGGATTGCCATGTGCGTCGTTGCCTGTCCGGCGATGCCCCGGTGATCGCGGCCAGCGACTATGTCCGCGCCTGGCCGCAGTTGATCGCCGAGTATGTGCAGGCGCCCTATACCACCCTGGGCACCGATGGTTTCGGGCGCAGCGATACGCGCCAGCAGCTGCGACGGCTTTTCGAGGTGGACCGGTATGCCGTAGTGCTGGCAGCGTTGCATGGGCTGGTGTGCCAGGGCATGTTGCCGATGGATGTGCTGGGGCAGGCGCGGGTGCTTTATGGCATCGGCGAGGAGGGGGCGGCCTGGTATCGCTGA
- a CDS encoding methionine gamma-lyase, translating into MRDSNNNTGFSTRAIHHGYDPMSHGGALVPPVYQTATYAFPTVEYGAACFAGEEPGHFYSRISNPTLALLEQRMASLEGGEAGLALASGMGAITATLWTLLRPGDELIVGSTLYGCTFAYLHHGIGEFGVKIRHVDLNDIPALKAAITAKTRMIYFESPANPNMQLVDIAAVVEAAQGHDLSIVVDNTYCTPYLQRPLELGVDLVVHSATKYLSGHGDITAGLVVGRKALIDRIRLEGLKDMTGAVLSPHDASLLMRGIKTLALRMDRHCANAQQVAEFLAQQPQVELLHYPGLPSFPQYALAKRQMRLPGGMIAFELKGGIEAGRRFMNALELFSRAVSLGDAESLAQHPASMTHSSYTQQERAEHGISEGLVRLSVGLEDIDDLLADITQALKACA; encoded by the coding sequence ATGCGCGACTCCAACAACAACACCGGTTTCTCCACCCGGGCCATTCACCATGGCTATGACCCGATGTCCCACGGCGGCGCGCTGGTGCCGCCGGTCTACCAGACCGCCACCTATGCTTTTCCGACTGTCGAGTACGGCGCCGCGTGCTTCGCCGGCGAAGAGCCGGGGCACTTCTACAGCCGTATTTCCAACCCGACGCTGGCCCTGCTGGAGCAACGCATGGCGTCGCTCGAAGGCGGCGAGGCCGGGCTGGCGCTGGCCTCCGGGATGGGCGCAATCACCGCCACGCTATGGACCCTGCTACGCCCGGGTGACGAGCTGATCGTCGGCAGCACCCTGTATGGCTGCACCTTCGCCTACCTGCACCACGGCATCGGCGAGTTCGGCGTGAAGATCCGCCATGTCGACCTCAACGATATCCCGGCACTCAAGGCCGCGATCACCGCCAAGACGCGGATGATCTACTTCGAGTCGCCGGCCAATCCCAACATGCAGCTGGTGGATATCGCCGCGGTGGTCGAGGCTGCCCAGGGCCATGACCTGAGCATCGTGGTCGACAACACCTACTGCACACCCTACCTGCAGCGCCCGCTGGAACTGGGCGTCGACCTGGTGGTGCATTCGGCCACCAAGTACCTGTCCGGGCATGGTGACATCACTGCCGGGCTGGTAGTCGGGCGCAAGGCGCTGATCGACCGCATCCGCCTGGAAGGGCTCAAGGACATGACCGGCGCCGTGCTCTCGCCCCACGACGCCTCGCTGTTGATGCGCGGCATCAAGACCCTGGCCCTGCGCATGGACCGCCACTGCGCCAATGCCCAGCAGGTGGCCGAGTTCCTGGCGCAGCAGCCACAGGTCGAGTTGCTGCATTACCCAGGCTTGCCATCCTTCCCGCAGTACGCGCTGGCCAAACGGCAGATGCGCCTGCCGGGCGGCATGATCGCCTTCGAGCTGAAGGGTGGGATCGAAGCCGGGCGCCGTTTCATGAACGCCCTGGAGCTGTTCAGCCGCGCGGTGAGCCTGGGCGATGCCGAGTCGCTGGCCCAGCACCCGGCGAGCATGACTCACTCCAGCTATACCCAGCAGGAGCGTGCCGAGCATGGCATCTCGGAAGGACTGGTGCGTCTGTCGGTGGGGCTGGAAGACATCGACGACCTGCTTGCCGACATTACCCAGGCCCTGAAGGCCTGTGCCTGA
- a CDS encoding Lrp/AsnC family transcriptional regulator: MPSALDRTDRALLAALQDNARLTVSELADQVALTTSPCWRRVKLLEDNGYITGYQAILSPKSLGFGVTAFVSIMMDSHTKEMALAFEKRLMEIPEIVACHNISGRYDFLLEILARDLESFGEFTREVLQRLPGVKEIYSSFSYKAVKERRVIPVSEKHI, from the coding sequence ATGCCTTCAGCTCTCGACCGTACCGACCGCGCCCTGCTCGCCGCCCTGCAGGACAACGCCCGCCTGACCGTTTCCGAGCTCGCCGACCAGGTCGCCCTGACCACCTCGCCCTGCTGGCGGCGGGTCAAGTTGCTCGAGGACAACGGCTACATCACCGGCTACCAGGCCATTCTTTCGCCCAAGTCACTGGGCTTCGGGGTGACCGCGTTCGTCAGCATCATGATGGACTCGCACACCAAGGAAATGGCCCTGGCGTTCGAGAAACGGCTGATGGAGATCCCCGAGATCGTCGCCTGCCACAACATTTCCGGGCGCTATGATTTTTTGCTGGAGATCCTGGCGCGGGACCTGGAATCGTTTGGCGAATTCACCCGGGAGGTGCTGCAGCGGTTGCCGGGGGTGAAGGAGATCTATTCGAGCTTTTCGTACAAGGCGGTGAAAGAGCGGCGGGTGATTCCGGTGTCGGAGAAGCATATCTAA
- the cysN gene encoding sulfate adenylyltransferase subunit CysN: MSHQSDLISEDILAYLAQHERKELLRFLTCGNVDDGKSTLIGRLLHDSKMIYEDHLEAITRDSKKSGTTGEEVDLALLVDGLQAEREQGITIDVAYRYFSTAKRKFIIADTPGHEQYTRNMATGASTCDLAIILVDARYGVQTQTRRHSYIASLLGIKHIVVAVNKMDLKGFDEQVFESIKADYLKFAEGIDLKPSSLHFVPMSALKGDNVVNRSERSPWYTGPALMEILETVEIAADRNVTDLRFPVQYVNRPNLNFRGFAGTIAGGVVHKGDEIVVLPSGKSSRVKSIVTYEGELENAGPGQAVTLTMEDEIDISRGDLLVHADNVPTVADQFDAMLVWMAEEPMLPGKKYDIKRATSYVPGSIASISHKVDVNTLEQGAASALQLNEIGRVKVALDSAIALDGYESNRTTGAFIVIDRLTNGTVGAGMIIAPPVLPHGGTGQHGKLAHVSTEERALRFGQQPATVLFSGLSGAGKSTLAYAVERKLFDMGRAVYVLDGQNLRHDLNKGLPQDRAGRTENWRRAAHVARQFNEAGLLTLAAFVAPDAEGREQAKALIGKERLVTVYVQASPLACRERDPQGLYAAGGDNIPGESFPFDVPLDADLVIDTQSVSVDEGVKLVLDVLRQRGAI, translated from the coding sequence ATGTCGCACCAATCCGATTTGATCAGCGAAGACATCCTCGCTTATCTGGCTCAGCACGAGCGCAAAGAACTGCTGCGTTTCCTCACCTGCGGCAACGTGGACGACGGCAAGAGCACCCTGATCGGGCGCCTGCTGCACGATTCGAAGATGATCTACGAGGACCACCTCGAGGCCATCACCCGTGACTCGAAGAAGTCCGGCACCACCGGCGAGGAAGTCGACCTGGCGCTGCTGGTCGACGGCCTGCAGGCCGAGCGCGAGCAGGGCATCACCATCGATGTCGCCTACCGCTACTTCTCCACCGCCAAGCGCAAGTTCATCATCGCCGACACCCCGGGCCACGAGCAGTACACCCGCAACATGGCCACCGGCGCCTCGACCTGCGACCTGGCGATCATCCTGGTCGACGCCCGCTACGGCGTGCAGACCCAGACCCGCCGGCACAGCTACATCGCCTCCCTGCTGGGCATCAAGCACATCGTCGTCGCGGTCAACAAGATGGACCTCAAGGGCTTCGACGAGCAGGTCTTCGAGTCGATCAAGGCCGACTACCTGAAGTTCGCCGAGGGCATCGACCTCAAGCCGAGCAGCCTGCACTTCGTGCCGATGTCGGCGCTCAAGGGCGACAACGTGGTCAACCGCAGCGAGCGTTCGCCGTGGTACACGGGCCCGGCGTTGATGGAGATCCTCGAGACTGTCGAGATCGCCGCCGACCGCAATGTCACCGACCTGCGTTTCCCGGTGCAGTACGTCAACCGCCCGAACCTCAACTTCCGCGGCTTCGCCGGCACCATCGCCGGTGGCGTGGTGCACAAGGGCGACGAGATCGTCGTGCTGCCGTCGGGCAAGAGCAGCCGGGTCAAGTCCATCGTCACCTACGAAGGTGAACTGGAGAACGCCGGGCCTGGCCAGGCGGTGACCCTTACCATGGAAGACGAGATCGACATCTCCCGTGGCGACCTGCTGGTGCATGCCGACAATGTCCCAACGGTGGCCGACCAGTTCGACGCCATGCTGGTGTGGATGGCCGAGGAGCCGATGCTTCCGGGCAAGAAGTACGACATCAAGCGCGCCACCAGCTATGTGCCGGGCTCGATCGCCAGCATCAGCCACAAGGTCGATGTGAACACCCTGGAGCAGGGCGCCGCCAGCGCGCTGCAACTCAACGAGATCGGCCGGGTCAAGGTCGCCCTGGACAGCGCCATCGCCCTGGACGGTTACGAGAGCAACCGCACCACCGGCGCATTCATCGTCATCGACCGCCTGACCAACGGCACCGTCGGCGCCGGCATGATCATCGCCCCGCCGGTCCTGCCACACGGCGGCACTGGCCAACACGGCAAGCTGGCCCATGTGTCCACCGAAGAGCGCGCGCTGCGCTTCGGCCAGCAGCCAGCCACCGTGCTGTTCAGCGGCCTGTCGGGCGCCGGCAAGAGCACCCTGGCCTACGCCGTGGAGCGCAAGCTGTTCGACATGGGCCGTGCCGTCTACGTGCTCGACGGCCAGAACCTGCGTCACGACCTGAACAAGGGCCTGCCGCAGGATCGCGCCGGGCGCACCGAGAACTGGCGCCGCGCCGCCCATGTGGCGCGCCAGTTCAACGAAGCCGGCCTGCTGACCCTGGCTGCATTTGTGGCCCCGGACGCCGAAGGCCGCGAACAGGCCAAGGCGCTGATCGGCAAGGAGCGTCTGGTGACGGTCTACGTCCAGGCATCGCCGCTGGCCTGCCGCGAGCGTGACCCGCAGGGCCTGTACGCCGCCGGTGGCGACAACATCCCGGGCGAGAGCTTCCCGTTCGATGTGCCGCTGGATGCGGACCTGGTGATCGACACCCAGTCGGTCAGCGTCGATGAAGGCGTGAAGCTGGTGCTGGATGTGCTGCGTCAGCGTGGGGCGATCTGA
- the cysD gene encoding sulfate adenylyltransferase subunit CysD, with translation MVDNLTHLKQLEAESIHIIREVAAEFDNPVMLYSIGKDSAVMLHLARKAFFPGKLPFPVMHVDTQWKFQEMYRFRDKMVEDMGLELITHVNPEGVAQGINPFTHGSSKHTDIMKTQGLKQALDKHGFDAAFGGARRDEEKSRAKERVYSFRDSKHRWDPKNQRPELWNIYNGKVNKGESIRVFPLSNWTELDIWQYIYLEGIPIVPLYFAAEREVIEKNGTLIMIDDERILEHLSEEEKARIVKKKVRFRTLGCYPLTGAVESEAETLTDIIQEMLLTRTSERQGRVIDHDGAGSMEDKKRQGYF, from the coding sequence ATGGTCGACAATCTGACGCACTTGAAACAGCTGGAGGCGGAGAGCATCCACATCATCCGCGAGGTGGCCGCCGAGTTCGACAACCCGGTGATGCTGTACTCGATCGGCAAGGATTCCGCGGTCATGCTGCACCTGGCGCGCAAAGCGTTCTTCCCGGGCAAGCTGCCGTTCCCGGTGATGCACGTCGACACCCAGTGGAAGTTCCAGGAGATGTACCGCTTCCGCGACAAGATGGTCGAAGATATGGGCCTGGAGCTGATCACCCACGTCAACCCCGAGGGTGTGGCGCAGGGCATCAACCCGTTCACCCATGGCAGTTCCAAGCACACCGATATCATGAAGACCCAGGGCCTGAAGCAGGCGCTGGACAAGCACGGCTTCGACGCCGCCTTCGGTGGCGCGCGCCGCGATGAAGAGAAGTCTCGGGCCAAGGAGCGCGTCTACTCGTTCCGTGACAGCAAGCACCGCTGGGACCCTAAGAACCAGCGCCCGGAGCTGTGGAACATCTACAACGGCAAGGTCAACAAGGGCGAGTCGATCCGCGTGTTCCCGCTGTCGAACTGGACCGAGCTGGACATCTGGCAGTACATCTACCTCGAAGGCATCCCGATCGTGCCGCTGTACTTCGCCGCCGAGCGTGAAGTGATCGAGAAGAACGGCACCCTGATCATGATCGACGACGAGCGCATCCTCGAGCACCTCTCCGAGGAAGAGAAGGCGCGCATCGTCAAGAAGAAGGTGCGTTTCCGTACCCTGGGCTGCTACCCGTTGACGGGTGCGGTCGAGTCCGAAGCCGAAACGCTGACCGACATCATCCAGGAAATGCTTCTGACGCGGACTTCCGAGCGTCAGGGCCGGGTCATCGACCACGATGGCGCAGGCTCCATGGAAGACAAGAAACGTCAGGGCTACTTCTAA
- a CDS encoding Nif3-like dinuclear metal center hexameric protein — translation MAVALNTLVEEAERYLASARIQDYCPNGLQVEGRPQVSRIVSGVTASQALLDAAVEAEADLVLVHHGYFWKGENPCVTGIKQRRLKTLLKHDISLLAFHLPLDVHPEVGNNVQLARQLDITVEGPLDPDNPKVVGLVGSLAEPVSARDFARRVQEALGREPLLIEGEQMIRRVGWCTGGGQGYIDTAIAAGVDLFISGEASEQTFHSARENGVSFIAAGHHATERYGVQALGDYLARRFALEHLFIDCPNPI, via the coding sequence ATGGCCGTAGCCCTCAATACCCTGGTCGAGGAAGCCGAGCGCTACCTGGCCAGCGCGAGGATCCAGGATTACTGCCCCAATGGCCTGCAGGTCGAGGGCCGCCCCCAGGTCAGCCGCATCGTCAGCGGCGTGACCGCCAGCCAGGCGCTGCTGGACGCCGCAGTCGAGGCCGAGGCTGATCTGGTACTGGTCCATCACGGCTACTTCTGGAAGGGCGAAAACCCCTGCGTCACCGGCATCAAGCAGCGGCGCTTGAAAACTTTGCTCAAGCACGACATCAGCCTGCTGGCCTTCCACCTGCCGCTGGACGTGCATCCGGAGGTGGGCAACAACGTGCAGTTGGCGCGCCAGCTGGATATCACCGTCGAAGGCCCCTTGGACCCGGACAATCCCAAGGTGGTCGGCCTGGTCGGTTCGCTGGCCGAACCGGTATCGGCGCGGGATTTCGCCCGCCGTGTACAGGAGGCGCTGGGGCGTGAGCCGCTGCTCATCGAGGGTGAGCAGATGATCCGCCGGGTCGGTTGGTGCACCGGGGGCGGGCAGGGCTACATCGACACCGCCATCGCCGCGGGGGTCGACCTGTTCATCAGTGGCGAGGCGTCGGAGCAGACCTTCCACAGTGCCCGCGAGAACGGCGTCAGCTTCATCGCTGCCGGCCACCACGCCACCGAGCGCTATGGCGTGCAGGCCTTGGGTGATTACCTGGCGCGGCGGTTTGCGCTGGAGCATTTGTTCATCGATTGCCCCAACCCGATCTAG